GTATTCAGATCAAAACTGTTTGTTGGTTAAACCTTTAGGTTGTTACAGCTGAAACGTAACTGGAGGGAATCCATTTGTTAATTTGCAGCTTGaacgtcatttttttttctctctctctctgacaggTAACTACAGGCGAGTTGCCTGCTGAtctctctcatcttcctcaaGCTCATCCCCCCATTTCCAACCCACAACCTTTACCTCCACAAGCCACTGTGATGCCAGCGGCCCCCAAGCAATCCCCTGCCCCATCGGAGGCGCCGTCTCCGGTGAACCGGTCAACGGGTCAGAGCCCAAACACTCCCCCAACACCGGCGGGAGCGTTTGTCTGCCAGGTAAAACCACTGCACTGCATGCTTAAAGTCATTATTCTCAGTAGTCAAACTTGACTATTAAATTACCGCGTTTGTTCACTAAGAAAATTACCATTTCATgttataaaaacaacacaactgcATGAAAAGATGACATTTTCTTATATAGTTACCCCTGTTCCTCAAAAGACCAAAAATATtacaagaagaaaacaatatGATTATAAAACGTGAGCTTATCGTCATTCCTAAGACTAAcaataagagaaaaaagagaaatatctGCTTACATTTACAATCTAGTCAACATTATTCCTTATATTTAAGCTgcacatttgatttattttttttaatatataaaagaTTATTTGGATTCCTTGATTTCTTTGGTTAAATTATAATTGGATTCATTGTGGATTCTTCCACATGAGCAATAAGCCTTTTAAATTTGTGGGATATATTATTAATTCAGCTGTTTAACCAGTGGTTTCCTAAACTCTAAGAAAATATTCTCAGATTATGTTTTTTGGAAGATTACCCTACTTTCAAGAAAGTAACATCTCAGTTCTAAGAAAATCAACTTGGGGTTTTGTAAGTTACTTAAAGGAAAGTAACCTGGAACCTCCAGGAAGGTATTCTGTGAGTTCcaacaaaattaattacaaGGTCTGATAAAATAATCTGTACATTACAAACAGGTTAACCAGCAACCTCCAGGAAAGTAACAAGTAAGTAAAAGGGAGTTattttgtaaattcaaattaaataacttgagtTCTGAGAAAGTAATTTGTAAATTCAAGAGAAGTAATCTGCGATTTCCAACAACGTTTTGTCTCAATAAACAAGATTTGAAAAGTAAACTATAGGCACAAGGAAAGTCTGCAGTAGGTTCCCGAGAAAACAACATCTACAACCCatcaaaataatctgtaaattcTACGACAGTATTCATTAAGTCCAAGGAAAGTAACTGTGAAGTTCTTctagaaaatgttaaattctgGAAGGTATTTTGGTGGTTTCAAGAAAATAACTTGTAAATCAAGAGAAAAACAATAACCTGCTGCAGTCTGGATGGTAACCTGTAGGTCCCAAGAAAGTAACCTGcacatagtaggtacacctggtctggcgttctgttaactgtgacatcatccaggaaagacagatcacccgctattaccatctaatgtagaacagattactggatcaatgtgtgcttctgtgcttttttgtttctcttgttgtgtctctgttctgtcttctgtaacccccagtcggtcgaggcagatgaccgatcatactgagcccggttctgccagaggttttccttcccgttaatggggagtttttcttcccactgtcgcttcatacttgctcagtatgagggattgctgcaaagccatgtacaatgcagatgactcttcctgtggctctacggttccccaggagtgaatgctgcttgtcgggactttgaagcaatcaactggtttccttatataggacatttttgaccaatctgtataatctgacccaatctgtataatatgattgaacttgattttgtaaagtgccttgagatgacatgtttcatgatttggcgctatataaataaaaaattaattgaattgttttttaaataatcggGAAAGTTTGAAAGTCCATACCTGTAAAGTCTaacaaaataatctgtaaattcCAGGAAATGAACGTTCATgtaaaaaataacctttaaacgTAACATGCGGGTCCCAAAAAAGTAACCTGTGAATAGTTCAGAGAAAGCGAAACATTATCTCCAGTAAAGTAATTTGTAAATTAACTGCAACTTTTACAAACATAATCTATGAGCTCTGTGCTAGTAGCAGCTatattgttttggtctacaacattttaatttagaagtatatatttgtatttatttataacttTAATAGCTTTTAATTCTGTACACACAAATCTGTCGCGTCAATGCGACGTTATTCTGTCGATGAGTTAAGAGGAAACTCGATGAAATCATTAAATCTAGGCCTCCATGATAGAAGCACCCCGGGTAAAGTTTGAAACCGTTGTTGTAAAAATGTCGTGCCTGTGTGTCGTTGCTGGTTCCAGGTTTGCCAGAAGACTTTCCAGTACCAGCGCATGTTGAACAGACACATCAAGTGCCACAGCGAGACCAAGAGACACTTGTGCAACTTCTGCGGCAAAGGCTTCAACGACACCTTCGACCTGAAGAGACACGTCCGCACGCACACAGGTAGCGGCTCCgctctggttttttttttggtttttacacGTAAACGGTCCCAGAAGGCCTTTTGTTCACGTCTCTTCCTTCATCCAGGCGTCCGTCCGTACAAGTGCACGCTGTGCGACAAGGCCTTCACGCAGCGCTGCTCGCTGGAGTCCCACATGAAGAAGATCCACAGCGTCACCCTGAAGTACGCCTACAAGGAGCGGCGCAACAAGCTGTACGTCTGCGAGGAGTGCGGCCACACGGCGGCCACGCAGGAcgagctgctcctccacctccagTCGCTGCACCCCGACAGCGCCCTGCTGAAGGGGAAGGCGGCGAGGAGGGCGGGGGGTCTGGGCGCAGCGGCCGGCGGCTCCGTCGGAGGATCCGCTCCCAGTTCTCCGCGGGAGGCCGACAGCGACGACACTAACGGATCGGCGGGGCAGTAGACCGCCGGCACGAACTGGGACGGGGCGGATGAAGGAGGCGTGGCTTGACTCAAGGACATGTCAAGGAGTgtattgtttatatatttataaaaaaaaaaaaaaagggcttggagttgggttttctttttgcatgaaAGTT
The DNA window shown above is from Fundulus heteroclitus isolate FHET01 chromosome 14, MU-UCD_Fhet_4.1, whole genome shotgun sequence and carries:
- the ovol1a gene encoding putative transcription factor Ovo-like 1a (The sequence of the model RefSeq protein was modified relative to this genomic sequence to represent the inferred CDS: added 182 bases not found in genome assembly), with product MPRAFLVKKANVSPGKRNWSELPDHERGDVYIPVSIFPPSVLMTEVEASPAETVPLCLTKRSQSDSLAELPXXXXXXXXXXXXXXXXXXXXXXXXXXXXXXXXXXXXXXXXXXXXXXXXXXXXXXXXXXXXXEVEASPAETVPLCLTKRSQSDSLAELPSSTVLGQPRDSTGPLEGKSDIRRSIQGGSLYVRSKIKVTTGELPADLSHLPQAHPPISNPQPLPPQATVMPAAPKQSPAPSEAPSPVNRSTGQSPNTPPTPAGAFVCQVCQKTFQYQRMLNRHIKCHSETKRHLCNFCGKGFNDTFDLKRHVRTHTGVRPYKCTLCDKAFTQRCSLESHMKKIHSVTLKYAYKERRNKLYVCEECGHTAATQDELLLHLQSLHPDSALLKGKAARRAGGLGAAAGGSVGGSAPSSPREADSDDTNGSAGQ